The window TCGCCGGCAAGCTCGATGAGCTGGAGGAATTCGCCCGCTCGCTGACGATGCGCCGCATTGCCGGCCTTCTCGACCTCACAATCGGCGGCGGCGGCCTCTTCGGCGGCATGCGGCTGACCAAGCGCATGCAGGAGCATCTGGAAGGCCTGCGCGTCGAAAACCTCGATCATCCCTTCATCGCCGTCGCGACGGAATTGCGCACGGGCCACGAGGTCTGGATCCATCAGGGCGATCTCGTCACGGCGCTGCGCTCATCCTATGCGCTGCCGGGAATTTTCGAGCCGGTGCAATGCAACGGCCGCACGCTGATCGATGGTGCACTGGTCAATCCCGTGCCGGTTTCGGTCTGCCGGGCCTATGAGCAGGCGCTCGTCGTTGCCGTCAACCTCAATTATGATCTGTTCGGCCGCTCCGCGGTGGTCAAGCACGCGGCTTCATCAGCCGGCGGCGGCGCTGCCCCCGTGGAAAGCGCCCCGCGCCCCGGCCTACCGGGCGTGATGGTACAGGCCTTCAACATCATTCAGGACCGGATTTCGCGCTCGCGTCTTGCCGGCGATCCGCCCGACCTCATGCTGCACCCCCGCATCAACGATATCGGCCTGTCGGAATTCCACCGCGCCAGCGAAGCCATCGACAGGGGATATGAGGAAACGCGCGCCCGCATTCCTGAACTGGAGCGCATGCAACAGGCGTTCCGCCGCTGATGCATGACGCGTAGGGTTAGATTTTAGCGCCGAGCATTTCGAGCTAGAGAAAAAACGCGTGCTCCCGCGCCCTCCTACCTGTGCTCGTCACAGGAAGGAGCGTGTCGGGGCACTCGGTCAAAACCTTACGGAATGCCCCGCTGGAACCACCGCTAGCCAAGGTGCGAAACCTCAGCCGGCGATATAGGCCTTGATATGTTCGGCCTCCAACTCGATCTCGCCGATCCGCGCCTTCACCACGTCACCGATGGAGATGATGCCGGCAAGACGGCCGTTTTCCTCGACCGGAATATGGCGGAAACGTCCGCCTGTCATGATCTCCATCAACTCGTCGGTGGTGGAGTTGTGATGACAGCGGATGACGTTCCTGGTCATGGCCGCCGAGACCAGTTGCTGGAGGGAAGCGGCGCCCTGGCCTGCCACGGCTTTCACCAGATCGCGTTCCGTGAAAATGCCGAGAACGACACCGTCGGCATCCGTCACGACGAGAGCGCCGATCTTATGCGCATGCAGCGTTCCCGCCGCTTCGCCGATGGTCACGCCCGGACCGACAGTCACGACATCCCGGCCCTTGCGGTCGAGAAGATCTTTTACGAATGTTGCCATGCCTTCCTCCTCTTTTCAGCAATCCGCAACGCGCCGCAGTCTCCCCCGACGGTTGCAAATCATGGAGCATGGTGCGCTGAGGCCCGCGTGAATGCAATCCCGGATGGGACGCGCGCAAGCAAATTTGCGCCACGGCCGTCAAGGAGCGTGATCGCTTCAGCGCAGCGGACGATCGAACAGGCCGAAGAAAA is drawn from Agrobacterium tumefaciens and contains these coding sequences:
- a CDS encoding CBS domain-containing protein, whose translation is MATFVKDLLDRKGRDVVTVGPGVTIGEAAGTLHAHKIGALVVTDADGVVLGIFTERDLVKAVAGQGAASLQQLVSAAMTRNVIRCHHNSTTDELMEIMTGGRFRHIPVEENGRLAGIISIGDVVKARIGEIELEAEHIKAYIAG
- a CDS encoding patatin-like phospholipase family protein; translated protein: MLGWGNRHNPLAVGNPENIGNEPPVTEIVDTRRIALALGGGAARGWAHIGVLRALDEAGVKIGMIAGTSIGALVGGCYLAGKLDELEEFARSLTMRRIAGLLDLTIGGGGLFGGMRLTKRMQEHLEGLRVENLDHPFIAVATELRTGHEVWIHQGDLVTALRSSYALPGIFEPVQCNGRTLIDGALVNPVPVSVCRAYEQALVVAVNLNYDLFGRSAVVKHAASSAGGGAAPVESAPRPGLPGVMVQAFNIIQDRISRSRLAGDPPDLMLHPRINDIGLSEFHRASEAIDRGYEETRARIPELERMQQAFRR